One Setaria viridis chromosome 5, Setaria_viridis_v4.0, whole genome shotgun sequence genomic region harbors:
- the LOC117859115 gene encoding myosin-17 isoform X3 → MASMLNIVIGSHVWVEDKDLAWVDGEVFRIDGQNAHVRTTKGKTVIANISDIHPKDTEAPPGGVDDMTRLSYLHEPGVLDNLAVRYAKNIIYTYTGNILIAINPFQRLPNLVDSRTMEKYKGANLGDLDPHVFAIADVSYRQMINEGKSNSILVSGESGAGKTETTKLLMRYLAFLGGRSGTGERTVEQQVLESNPVLEAFGNAKTVRNNNSSRFGKFVEIQFDKSGKISGAAIRTYLLERSRVCQINSPERNYHCFYFLCAAPSEDLKKYKLGDPSSFHYLNQSACIKVDGINDAEEYLATRNAMDTVGITEQEQEAIFRVVAAVLHLGNINFAKGREVDSSVIKDDKSRFHLNTAGELLMCDCGKLENALINREINTPEGVITTTVGPNSATISRDGLAKQIYSRLFDWLVNRINASIGQDPDSNKLIGVLDIYGFESFKTNSFEQLCINFTNEKLQQHFNQNVFKMEQEEYTREQINWSYIEFVDNQDVLDLIEKKPGGIIALLDEACMFPKSTHETLSQKLYEKFKNHKRFTKPKLSRTAFTIQHYAGDVTYQSDQFLDKNKDYVVAEHQELLNASKCSFVSVLFPPATEENTKSSKSSIASRFKMQLHELMETLSSTEPHYIRCIKPNSVLKPAIFENTNVLQQLRCSGVLEAIRISCAGYPTRKLFHDFLHRFRVLAPEILKEKNDEKVACQKILDKIGLQGYQIGRTKVFLRAGQMAELDARRTEMRNNAARGVQSQYRTHVAREQFLVLRDASICLQSFVRARLACKQHEFLRQQAAALRIQKTTRWYFAWKTYCQLRLSAVTLQAGLRAMAARNEFNFRKRNKASVHIQSQWRCHRDYSNYMKLKRAALTYQCAWRRRVARKELRKLRMAARDTQALKVAKEKLEERVEELTSRLGLEKKLRADLEKSKEEEVSKLKVALHEMEQRVEEVKAMQEQESAKKAVEEALAQEREKISLLTTEIEGLKALLVAEREENDVARKAHANALEMNEELNKKVSDADEKIKQFNDTVQRLEGTIREGETLLLTERQQNEAASATLAESQARNGALVSKLEDAVKQNDLLQETVQRFEEAMKNLESSLTFEKQQHEASLVELAEAREKIEELQREVGDTDEKSTLLQTAIQSLEERLREKEALLATERQESEATKKSLSESEDRNQELLMKTEVAEKEIAHFQETIQRHEENMAALETSLRSERQQNDAIMKQQADSQAEIGELQRKLEDADGRNKLLQDSLQRLEEGATTTDALYLEEKQEHDQTKKSLSEAQEINKELLTKIEEAEKNIDQLLENVERLEKDTTARESILLTTKQSYDETAKLLLESQERNQELMHIVEDSASKIVLLEDSVKRLEESTADKDSLLAIERHENSETKKELAGSQKKIEELLTEVQDTRTCIAELEESVRRLEQEATAKEALLLTEKQAHEATRKTLSEVQERNEELLKNIHDNDKHILQLQFTIQRLEETTVANENLLLREREQNDATSKAHVESQEKYEELLKKFVDVDRKIDLLQGTIERLGENTTTKDALLLSERHEKDAVKKALTEADEKNEELLMKVEDANEKIEHLQTMIIKLEDNVAAKDVSLEAAMKENDTIRKSLTEAQERNDELLKKISDSEYRIHLLQDTVQKLQVDAISRLSSFVMEKQESDAAKRAVTEAHERNEDLLKRNEDLLKRNDDLIKKIEESNKIVIQLQEALQRIEGKAANLEAENQALRQQATATPPSTAKSPASRSKITRIHRSPENGHILNGDMRQTEMKPSTSTSEAITSAGNVPDSGDQKEFEHGEKLQRIPRQKYQPSHHQQPQDDQQWLLTCISQYLGFSGSKPVAALLIYQCLLHWKSFEAMKTGVFDSILHAINSATEAQNDMRTLAYWLSNLSTLTVLLQRSFKTTRTAISTPRRRFSSERIFHGNQAPNAGLAYLSGQSAVGSAGLLQVEAKYPALLFKQQLVDLIEKVYGMISDSVKKELNPLLELCIQDPRTSHSSLAKGHLNGMGQQNQLTHWLGIVKILTSYLDVLKANHVPSILVHKLFTQIFSLIDVQLFNRLLLRRECCSFSNGEYVRAGLAELKHWSDNATREFAGSAWEALRHIRQAVDFLVISLKPMRTLREIRTDVCPALSIQQLERIVSMYWDDVNGTNTISAEFTSSLKSAVREESNMATSFSILLDDDSSIPFSLDDITKTLPAIEVADDDLLPFVHENPSFAFLLQRGE, encoded by the exons ATG GCTTCGATGCTAAACATTGTTATAGGCTCTCATGTATGGGTGGAAGATAAAGATTTAGCCTGGGTTGATGGTGAGGTATTCCGAATTGATGGTCAAAATGCCCATGTTCGCACAACCAAGGGGAAGACG GTCATTGCAAATATATCAGATATACACCCTAAAGACACAGAAGCACCACCTGGTGGAGTGGATGACATGACAAGGCTATCATACTTGCATGAGCCTGGAGTTTTAGATAACCTGGCTGTCAGATATGCAAAAAATATCATTTAT ACCTACACTGGCAATATTCTGATTGCAATAAATCCATTCCAAAGGCTGCCTAATCTGGTTGATTCCCGTACTATGGAAAAATACAAAGGTGCAAATCTTGGTGACCTGGATCCTCACGTATTTGCAATAGCTGATGTCTCTTACAG GCAAATGATAAATGAAGGAAAGAGTAACTCCATTTTGGTCAGTGGTGAAAGTGGTGCTGGTAAGACTGAAACTACAAAATTGTTGATGAGATATCTTGCATTCCTGGGTGGGCGATCTGGAACAGGAGAGAGGACAGTTGAACAACAAGTTTTAGAA TCTAATCCAGTCCTTGAAGCTTTTGGGAATGCGAAAACCGTTCGGAACAACAACTCAAG TCGATTTGGTAAATTTGTTGAAATCCAGTTTGACAAGAGCGGAAAGATATCTGGTGCTGCCATTAGGACTTACTTGCTTGAGAGATCTCGAGTCTGCCAAATTAATAGCCCAGAGAGAAACTACCATTGCTTTTACTTCCTGTGTGCCGCACCATCTgag GATCTTAAGAAGTATAAGCTTGGGGACCCATCTTCATTTCACTATCTCAACCAATCAGCTTGCATTAAAGTTGATGGAATCAATGATGCTGAGGAATATCTTGCAACAAGAAATGCAATGGATACTGTTGGCATCACTGAACAAGAACAG GAAGCTATATTCCGGGTTGTTGCTGCTGTGCTTCATCTTGGAAACATAAATTTTGCAAAAGGGAGAGAGGTCGATTCATCTGTAATAAAGGATGACAAATCTAGATTCCATCTTAATACAGCAGGAGAGCTCTTGAT GTGTGATTGTGGGAAGTTGGAGAATGCCTTGATAAATAGGGAAATTAATACACCAGAAGGAGTGATTACCACTACAGTTGGTCCGAATTCTGCTACTATTAGCCGGGATGGTTTAGCAAAGCAGATATACTCTCGATTATTTGACTG GCTTGTAAACAGAATAAATGCATCAATAGGACAAGACCCAGACTCGAACAAACTGATTGGGGTACTTGATATATATGGTTTTGAAAGTTTTAAAACCAACAG TTTTGAACAACTGTGCATCAATTTCACCAATGAAAAACTCCAGCAACATTTTAATCAG AATGTCTTCAAAATGGAACAAGAGGAATACACAAGGGAGCAGATTAATTGGAGTTACATAGAGTTTGTTGACAATCAAGATGTACTTGACTTGATTGAAAAG AAACCAGGTGGCATTATTGCACTTCTTGATGAAGCCTG CATGTTTCCAAAGTCCACACATGAGACATTGTCTCAAAAGCTGTATGAAAAGTTCAAGAACCACAAAAGGTTTACCAAACCAAAGCTTTCTCGGACTGCATTCACAATTCAACATTATGCTGGAGAT GTAACATATCAATCTGATCAATTCCTGGACAAGAACAAAGACTATGTGGTTGCAGAGCATCAAGAATTACTTAATGCTTCTAAGTGCTCTTTTGTATCAGTGTTATTTCCACCGGCAACAGAAGAGAACACAAAATCATCAAAGTCCTCGATCGCATCTCGCTTTAAG ATGCAACTTCACGAGCTCATGGAGACTTTGAGCTCTACAGAGCCACATTACATCAGATGTATAAAGCCAAATAGTGTCCTTAAGCCTGCTATTTTTGAGAACACTAATGTTCTTCAGCAGCTTCGATGCTCG GGTGTTCTTGAAGCCATTAGGATCAGCTGTGCTGGTTATCCCACGAGGAAACTATTCCATGATTTTCTACATCGCTTTCGTGTCCTTGCTCCTGAAATTCTGAAAGAGAA AAATGATGAAAAGGTCGCCTGCCAAAAGATTTTGGACAAAATAGGACTGCAGGGTTATCAG ATAGGAAGAACTAAGGTATTCCTGAGGGCTGGTCAAATGGCTGAACTGGATGCTAGAAGAACAGAGATGCGAAATAATGCAGCAAGAGGCGTTCAAAGTCAATACCGTACCCATGTCGCTCGTGAGCAGTTCCTAGTACTACGAGACGCATCTATTTGTTTGCAGTCTTTTGTTAGAG CAAGATTGGCTTGTAAACAACATGAATTCCTGAGACAGCAAGCAGCAGCATTGAGAATTCAGAAAACCACCAGATGGTATTTTGCCTGGAAAACTTATTGCCAACTGCGCTTGTCAGCCGTTACATTGCAGGCAGGGCTAAGGGCCATGGCAGCTCGCAATGAATTCAACTTCAGAAAGAGAAATAAAGCTTCAGTCCATATCCAG TCCCAATGGCGCTGCCACAGAGATTACTCGAATTATATGAAGTTGAAGAGGGCAGCACTAACATATCAGTGTGCTTGGCGAAGAAGGGTTGCTAGGAAGGAGTTGCGGAAGCTCAGAATG GCTGCAAGAGATACACAAGCTCTAAAGGTGGCAAAAGAGAAACTTGAGGAACGTGTGGAAGAGCTAACAAGCCGCCTGGGCCTAGAGAAGAAACTAAGG GCTGATCTGGAGAAgtccaaagaagaagaagtttcAAAACTGAAGGTTGCTCTTCATGAGATGGAGCAGCGAGTTGAAGAAGTCAAAGCAAtgcaggaacaagaatcagctaAAAAGGCTGTTGAGGAAGCTCTAGCtcaagaaagagaaaagatCAGTTTGTTGACTACTGAAATTGAGGGCCTCAAG GCACTGCTAGTAGCTGAACGAGAGGAGAATGATGTAGCAAGGAAAGCACATGCCAATGCTCTGGAAATGAATGAAGAGTTAAATAAGAAAGTCAGTGATGCAGATGAAAAGATCAAGCAATTTAATGATACTGTACAGAG ACTAGAAGGGACTATAAGAGAAGGAGAGACCCTTTTGCTAACTGAAAGACAACAAAATGAAGCAGCTAGTGCTACACTTGCTGAATCTCAAGCAAGAAATGGAGCATTGGTAAGCAAGCTTGAAGATGCTGTGAAACAAAATGATCTCCTCCAGGAAACTGTTCAAAG ATTTGAAGAAGCCATGAAAAATCTGGAATCTTCTCTAACATTTGAGAAGCAACAGCACGAGGCAAGTTTGGTAGAACTAGCTGAAGCACGAGAAAAAATTGAAGAACTTCAAAGAGAAGTTGGGGACACTGATGAAAAATCCACCCTGCTTCAGACTGCTATACAAag CCTTGAAGAAAGATTAAGGGAGAAGGAGGCTCTATTGGCAACAGAAAGACAAGAAAGTGAAGCAACTAAGAAGTCGCTTAGTGAATCTGAGGATAGAAACCAGGAGTTACTTATGAAAACTGAAGTCGCTGAAAAAGAAATTGCTCATTTCCAAGAAACTATCCAAAG ACATGAAGAAAATATGGCAGCACTAGAAACTTCGTTGAGATCTGAAAGGCAGCAAAATGATGCAATCATGAAACAACAAGCTGACTCTCAGGCGGAAATAGGAGAGCTGCAAAGGAAGCTTGAAGATGCTGATGGAAGAAACAAGCTTCTTCAAGATTCTTTACAGAG GTTAGAAGAGGGTGCAACAACAACAGATGCTCTTTACTTAGAAGAAAAGCAAGAGCATGACCAAACGAAGAAATCACTCTCTGAAGCTCAAGAGATAAACAAGGAATTACTAACGAAAATTGAGGAAGCTGAGAAAAACATAGATCAGCTTCTGGAGAATGTGGAAAG ACTGGAAAAAGATACAACTGCAAGAGAGTCTATACTGCTTACGACAAAGCAAAGTTACGATGAGACTGCAAAATTGCTACTTGAATCTCAAGAGAGAAACCAAGAGTTAATGCACATAGTAGAGGACTCAGCAAGCAAAATTGTTCTGCTTGAAGACTCAGTAAAAAG ACTTGAAGAAAGTACTGCAGATAAAGATTCTTTATTGGCTATAGAAAGGCACGAAAACAGTGAAACCAAGAAAGAATTAGCTGGTTCGCAGAAAAAGATTGAGGAATTGCTAACTGAAGTGCAAGATACCCGTACATGTATTGCAGAACTTGAGGAATCGGTTAGGAG ACTTGAACAAGAGGCCACTGCCAAAGAGGCTTTATTGCTTACTGAAAAGCAGGCACATGAGGCAACAAGGAAGACTCTCAGTGAAGTTCAGGAAAGGAATGAAGAATTGCTGAAGAATATTCATGATAATGATAAACATATTCTTCAGCTTCAGTTTACTATACAGAG GCTTGAGGAAACTACAGTTGCGAATGAGAATTTGCTGttgagagagagggagcagaATGATGCAACATCAAAAGCGCACGTTGAGAgtcaagaaaaatatgaagaaTTACTAAAGAAATTTGTTGATGTTGACAGGAAAATTGACCTTCTTCAAGGTACCATAGAAAG GCTTGGAGAAAATACAACAACAAAGGATGCTCTGCTGCTATCAGAGAGGCATGAAAAGGATGCAGTTAAAAAAGCACTTACTGAGGCTGATGAGAAAAATGAAGAGTTACTGATGAAAGTTGAAGATGCTAATGAAAAAATTGAACACCTTCAAACTATGATTATTAA GCTTGAAGATAATGTAGCTGCAAAAGATGTTTCTTTGGAAGCTGCAATGAAGGAAAATGACACAATCAGGAAATCTCTTACTGAAGCTCAAGAGAGAAATGATGAATTACTCAAGAAAATTAGTGACAGTGAATACAGGATCCACTTACTTCAAGACACTGTACAAAA GCTTCAAGTAGATGCAATATCAAGATTGTCTTCTTTTGTAATGGAAAAACAAGAAAGTGATGCTGCAAAAAGAGCTGTTACTGAAGCTCATGAAAGAAATGAAGATTTACTGAAGAGAAATGAGGACCTCCTCAAGAGGAATGATGATTTGATTAAGAAAATTGAAgagtctaataaaattgtcATTCAACTTCAGGAAGCTCTACAAAG AATTGAAGGAAAAGCAGCCAACTTAGAGGCTGAGAACCAAGCTCTTCGTCAACAAGCAACTGCAACTCCACCATCTACTGCTAAATCTCCAGCTTCACGCTCAAAGATCACAAGGATCCAT AGAAGTCCAGAGAATGGCCATATTTTGAACGGTGACATGAGGCAAACTGAGATGAAGCCGTCGACTAGCACATCAGAAGCAATAACATCAGCA GGCAATGTTCCTGACTCGGGTGACCAAAAGGAATTTGAACATGGAGAAAAACTGCAAAGAATACCAAGACAGAAATATCAG CCTTCCCATCACCAGCAGCCCCAGGACGATCAGCAGTGGTTACTCACCTGTATTTCACAATATCTTGGATTTTCTGGGAGCAAACCTGTTGCAGCTCTCCTTATATACCAATGTCTTCTCCATTGGAAATCATTTGAAGCAATGAAGACGGGTGTCTTTGACAGCATTTTGCATGCTATAAACTCAGCCACAGAG GCTCAAAATGATATGAGAACATTGGCGTATTGGTTGTCCAACTTGTCTACGTTAACAGTTCTCCTTCAACGGTCATTCAAAACTACTAGGACGGCAATCTCAACTCCAAGGAGAAGATTTTCATCAGAGCGGATCTTTCATGGAAATCAAGCTCCAAATGCTGGGCTGGCTTATCTCAGTGGACAATCAGCTGTTGGTTCTGCTGGATTGCTTCAAGTTGAAGCAAAATATCCAGCTTTGCTATTCAAACAGCAGCTTGTGGATCTAATTGAAAAGGTTTATGGTATGATAAGTGACAGTGTGAAGAAGGAGCTAAACCCTTTGCTTGAATTGTGTATACAG GATCCACGAACTTCTCACTCAAGTCTTGCAAAAGGCCATCTTAATGGCATGGGTCAACAGAACCAACTCACACACTGGTTGGGCATTGTGAAAATCCTCACTAGCTACTTGGATGTACTGAAGGCAAATCAT GTTCCATCAATTTTGGTGCACAAACTTTTCACTCAAATATTCTCACTGATTGATGTTCAACTATTTAACCG ATTACTTTTGCGGCGTGAGTGCTGTTCATTTAGTAACGGGGAATATGTCAGAGCTGGACTAGCTGAACTAAAACATTGGTCTGACAATGCTACTAGAGAG TTTGCAGGTTCAGCATGGGAGGCTTTGAGGCACATCAGACAAGCTGTCGATTTCCTG GTGATTTCTCTTAAGCCAATGAGGACATTAAGAGAGATACGCACTGATGTGTGCCCT GCCCTCAGCATACAACAGCTAGAGCGAATAGTTAGTATGTACTGGGATGATGTGAATGGTACAAACACTATTTCAGCAGAG TTTACATCGAGCTTGAAATCTGCTGTACGTGAGGAATCGAATATGGCCACAAGTTTTTCTATACTCCTAGATGATGATTCCAG TATACCTTTTTCACTTGATGATATTACAAAGACATTGCCAGCCATTGAGGTGGCTGATGATGACTTGCTGCCTTTTGTCCATGAAAACCCAAGCTTTGCGTTTTTATTGCAAAGAGGGGAGTAG